The following proteins are encoded in a genomic region of Sorangiineae bacterium MSr12523:
- a CDS encoding site-specific DNA-methyltransferase: MRVTRVRDDGIVVCADADSVATIDRVNEVCGAVPLIIADPPYGRIVSEQWDRTRQSAREFATWMFGWTEGWRRLLRSGGAFYVWGCIGRPTFRPFFEYLTMTEQEGEFELANLLTWSKKRAYGVPHNYLFTREECAYWINGSARKPAIFNIPYLAQKRGYKGYNKRYPAKSDHLRRTNVWTDVTEILRGKQHPTQKQQRLHEIMIEVHTRPGDWVVDPFAGAGTTGHAARKLGRKFVLIDNDARCVEQMPRGLS; the protein is encoded by the coding sequence ATGCGCGTGACGCGCGTCCGCGACGACGGAATCGTCGTCTGCGCAGACGCTGATTCTGTCGCCACGATTGACCGCGTCAACGAAGTCTGCGGTGCTGTCCCGCTCATCATCGCGGATCCCCCGTATGGCCGGATCGTCTCCGAACAGTGGGACCGAACGCGTCAGTCCGCTCGCGAATTCGCTACTTGGATGTTCGGATGGACGGAAGGGTGGCGTCGGCTCCTCCGGTCCGGCGGGGCTTTCTACGTCTGGGGATGCATTGGGCGTCCCACATTTCGTCCGTTCTTCGAATATCTCACGATGACCGAACAGGAGGGCGAGTTCGAGCTCGCAAACCTCCTCACGTGGTCGAAAAAGCGCGCGTATGGCGTCCCGCACAATTACCTATTTACCCGCGAAGAGTGTGCGTACTGGATAAATGGGAGCGCGCGGAAGCCGGCGATATTCAATATCCCATACCTCGCGCAAAAGCGCGGGTACAAGGGGTACAACAAGCGCTATCCAGCCAAATCGGACCATCTGCGCCGCACCAACGTCTGGACGGATGTCACCGAAATTCTTCGGGGCAAGCAGCACCCGACCCAAAAGCAACAGCGATTGCACGAGATCATGATCGAGGTCCACACGCGCCCTGGCGATTGGGTTGTCGACCCCTTTGCGGGCGCAGGCACCACCGGACACGCTGCTCGCAAGCTTGGTCGCAAATTCGTGTTGATCGACAACGACGCTCGGTGCGTCGAGCAGATGCCGCGTGGCCTATCCTGA